The Perca flavescens isolate YP-PL-M2 chromosome 8, PFLA_1.0, whole genome shotgun sequence DNA window CCAACACCAGGATGGATTACACCTAGTGTGCGTAGGATTGTCATCACTAGACATGGAGTGGAGGAGACCTTCCCATATTTCTGCCTTCATTTGATCCAGTGACCCTTGATTATTTAGACCACCCCCCCCTGTAATAATTCTACAAGGCTTTACATTTCTTGGCCGTGAGCTTACCCTGACCTTTGCCCCCTAACTTACGCTCAGCACTCAGTTTCCTAAGCGCTGTGCCCATGCGCTTGTAAGCGTGATTTATGCACTCAAGCTTAACTACTTCATGCCCAGGGCATGGGTTGAGAGCAACCACCTCCTTGAATGCCGCACTGTCCCCATCTGACAGCATCTCTGTGTAGCGCAGCTGATGCTGAGACACAGACCTAGCCCACATCCTCTTGTCTGTCTCCTGCTCCATGGCCTCATTTGACCCTGAGAAATTCCTTGCACAGTCTACATGACTCTCCTTACAGCTTTCAAATTCCCCCTGTGTAATCTTACCACCTCGCCTATAGCACACTCTTTCAGGGCACAAGCATTGCAGTAGGAGGGTAGCACCTCAAAGTCCACTACCAGCCCAGTGAGGATGTCCATGCACACACCAATGCCGTAGTGGGACGTGAAGCCTCTCTTCTGCCAGGTGCCATCAAAAGACACACTGATATTGACTCATCCTCCCTTATTATCTCAGCCACATCAGGGGCAATATCTGCGTATGCCTGCCTGATCTGGTCCCTGGTTCTCTGCAGTGACTCCATGCCTCTCTCAATTCCAGCGACTGAAATTTAATTTATAGTGTATTACTAACTCATCATCCATattataaaacacaaataaatggaCCCATAGTCTATAAGGCCACAAATGTtacagagagagacggagacagaGGCTAAATGTAAGACAAGAGCTGGCATGTTTCCCATTACTGCTAAACATACAGAAACAAGCTGTAACATTTAGGACACATCTAAATGTAAGTCAAAGCACTTAAAACCCAAGAGCTGAATCCTGAAAACAGTGCCCTCAGTCAGCTGATGGTGAAGCTAACTAACCAGGCTCCCATCAGCACCGGTTtaccccatgtaggctgagtcctgcagcggcgcgggttcgaGTCCGAGAACAGGTTGCCTGGCATCGTTGACTTGTCACATCGTGACAAGCCTGCCAATTCAAACAATAATTTGCTCTATTTATCACCAGCCAAATTGGCTAGTCACTTTACTTTGTTACCTGCCAAAGTTCATTTTTTACCCGCATTCTTTTTATTAGGATAATCATTTATCAAAGAATGGATAAAATCACTGGAGTTCtctcaaagtttgttttttactggCAGCAAGTAATCAGTTTTACAGCGCCTCAGCACAAGTACAGAAACATTACTGTTGATAGTCTTTAACAGTAGCTTTTTATAGGGAAAGGGAGTAATATCCCACAAAGAGAAACTTTCTTATCTCTGGTCAGGCTTGACGTCTCCTCCATGCCCTGCCCTCATGATTATCACATATAATGAAGCAAAGACTATAGCAAGCATAACTTGGTTACAATGTACTTGAAGGTATCcacaagagtgacatgacactgtcatgaacgtgtcataaacattagaaacaagtcataaacgtttatgacataacacttcttttagtgtcattcggtttttgtcatgacaggttagagttagagttagggttcatgtgttcatgacagtgtcatgtcactgttACGTAGATAACtccattacattacactacaatacactacattacactacattacacgtcatttagctgacacttttatccaaagcgacttacgattgctatatatatatatcagaggttgcacgcctctggagcaactattggttaagtgtcttgctcagggacacattggttgatgtattgcagtgggaatcgaacccaggtctcccacaccaaaaggcatgggtcatatccactgcgccatcaccacccaccttcaagtaaagtgttacccataaCTTTTCTAACACTTTTATTGCACAATACAGTAGTACGCTCGGCTTTCAAGTGTTAATTTTGAGTCCACTCGTTGTAGTAAGTCGTCCTGTTCAGCCAGCTTTCTTTCCAGCTCGGCTAGCTTCTTCTTTTGCCCGTGCGACATATTCTCCTGCTCGGCAAGCCTGCCCTCCTGCTCGTCCAGCTTGTCCAGCTTCTTCTCCTGCTCGTCCAGCTTCTTCTCCTGCTCGTccagtttcttctcctgctcGTCCAGTTTCTTTTGCTGCTCATCCAGCTTCTTCTCCTGCTCGTCCAGCTTCTTCTCCTGCTGGACATGCAGAGCCCCAGAGAGAGTCACAAAGGAGTCCGTGAGACTTTTGTTCAGGCTGTCGAACTCGGATTTGTAGCTTCCAGCATTCACCACCTGAGTCATCTTAAATTCCCCCTCGAATTTCCGGATCAGCTCAGCAGCTGATGTCAGAACTTTGTTGAGTTTCTCCACAGCTTCGTTCACATCTTCCGAGAGTTGGTCCGGCTCTTTCTGTGACATGTAAATCGCCAGTTTCTTCAGGGCTTTGAGTCTCTCCAAAACTTGGGGGCATTGCTGATTATTGTTCTTCGTCCTGTCAATGAGGTTGTAGATGCCCCGGATGGGATTCACGATGTCTACGACTATATCCATGATCAGCTGGAGAGATCGGAAGACAGTTAGCTTCGAACAAAATGGACTGATCAGACATTAATGGGAACTTGCGTTCCAACAATTCTTTAGGGTTTCAAAATACCTTCAGCtttgtgtcatttcccctcGCTCTCTCTTACTGGAGGGAGAAAAGTTGAGGGCGTATATTCCCAGTTTTAACAGTAGCTATTATCGTGCATTGCAACCCTAATAAAAAGTCTCTAAAATCTGCAGACTTTGTCCCGTATGCAAACCGTGGTAACATTGAGCTCCTACTTACAGGTTGTAATATCGAGACGAAACCATTACTTACTGTAAAGTAGATGTTGATGCAAGTAGTCTGGCTTAACGCATGTGTGTGCAGAAACGAAAGTGAATTAAAAGACTTGTCTATCCTCTAACGCAGGTGGGCTGATAAGTTATCATCCTTCCCTCCTCTGGGCGTCTATAACAAGTTAATATTTAAACTCCTTCAGTTCAAACCCAACCCTACACAGGGTCATTGTCCTGCATAATGTTTGTTGGGCATGTGTTACATTCAAAtctctgtgtctccatcatCTGTTTTAATTGGTATCATACACTCGTATCATAAGTTGTCTTCCATCCTGAAGATTTATCTGTTTGAACCTTGAACCCAATCTTTCCTTTGGATATTCTTTCTTATCTTTCTACTCTCCCGTTATCTCAGTGAATGGAGCAAGTGTTAGAAGATGTAGGCTATATATCTTTTatgtgtctcattaaaccttCAGAACATTGTGAACTAGACCCTGCTTAGTGTCCCTTTGTTCTCCTAGCCCGCAACTGCTTTCAGAATCAAaatcagagatggcaaaagtattCACTTCCCgcactcaagtagaagtacagaagTGCTtctctggtaaaagtagaagtactgatttaacttattttctcaagtaaaagtaacaaagtacaggcttggaagtttacttaaagtataaaagtagaAGTAGCCTTTGCGAATGCTACCTGGACCccacaaatgttactagagtgcaagctgagaaacttcagtggacatggagaaaaggctctttatatgtcattggctacattttaaatggatgtctgccaataggcATAAACAtgacatatatgattattgtgacagagactgggactccaggttaatacgatcctgactgagtagcaagatatgaattcagttgtgattctgtgaaaattcacagatccagtttagcttttttaatcttccccttaacGTTTAAAGGAATCCacatgtgtatgtatctgtgtgtgtgctcaagttcaagttcaagtttcaagtttattgtcatatgcatattagtacgaagtaccacagcaatgaaatacaatgtgccttaGCACTCTCTCAGCACAAGTCAATAACAATTTTAAAGCAtaatagcatttaaaaacatcTAGAATATCCAAACACAATATACATTAGTGACTAAGTTCAGACCACAGCCCTCCTTGCTCTTGTGCTATCGTTCAATAACCTTATTACCTGGGGGTACAGTCTACATGACTCTCCTTACAGCTTTCAAATTCCCCCTGTGTAATCTTACCACCTCGCCTATAGCACACTCTCTCAGGGCACAAGCTGATCAGACATTAATGGGAACTTGCGTTCCAACAATTCTTTAGGGTTTCAAAATACCTTCAGCtttgtgtcatttcccctcGCTCTCTCTTACTGGAGGGAGAAAAGTTCAGGGCGTATATTCCCAGTTTTAACAGTAGCTATTATTGTGCATTGCAACCCTAATAAAAAGTCTCTAAAATCTGCAGACTTTGTCCCGTATGCCAACCGTGGTAACATTGAGCTCCTACTTACAGGTTGTAATATCGAGACGAAACCATTACTTACTGTAAAGTAGATGTTGATGCAAGTAGTCTGGCTTAACGCATGTGTGTGCAGAAACGAAAGTGAATTAAAAGACTTGTCTATCCTCTAACGCAGGTGGGCTGATAAGTTATCATCCTTCCCTCCTCTGGGCGTCTATAACAAGTTAATATTTAAACTCCTTCAGTTCAAACCCAACCCTACACAGGGTCATTGTCCTGCATAATGTTTGTTGTGCATGCGTTACATTCAAATCTCTGTGTCGCCATCATCTGTTTTAATTGGTATCATACACTCGTATCATAAGTTGTCTTCCATCCTGAAGATTTATCTGTTTGAACCTTGAACCCAATCTTTCCTTTGGATATTCTTTCTTATCTTTCTACTCTCCCGTTATCTCAGTGAATGGAGCGAGTGTTAGAAGATGTAGGCTATATATCTTTTatgtgtctcattaaaccttCAGAACATTGTGAACTAGCCCCTGTTTAGTGTCCCTTTGTTCTCCTAGCCCGCAACTGCTTTCAGAATCAAaatcagagatggcaaaagtattCACTTCCCgcactcaagtagaagtacagaagTGCTtctctggtaaaagtagaagtactgatttaacttattttctcaagtaaaagtaacaaagtacaggcttggaagtttacttaaagtataaaagtagaAGTAGCCTTTGCGAATGCTACCTGGACCccacaaatgttactagagtgcaagctgagaaacttcagtggacatggagAAAAGTCTCTTTATATGTCATtggctacattttaaatggatgtctgccaataggcATAAACAtgacatatatgattattgtgacagagactgggactccaggttaatacgatcctgactgagtagcaagatatgaattcagttgtgattctgtgaaaattcacagatccagtttagcttttttaatcttccccttaacGTTTAAAGGAATCCacatgtgtatgtatctgtgtgtgtgctcaagttcaagttcaagtttcaagtttattgtcatatgcatattagtacgaagtaccacagcaatgaaatacaatgtgccttaGCACTCTCTCAGCACAAGTCAATAACAATTTTAAAGCAtaatagcatttaaaaacatcTAGAATATCCAAACACAATATACATTAGTGACTAAGTTCACACCACAGCCCTCCTTGCTCTTGTGCTATTGTTCAATAACCTTATTACCTGGGGGTACGTGTTGTTTTAGGGATAGTTtctacatatacacatacatatgaaTTGAAGTTCCCCATACTTTTAGAGTTACGCAGCACATTCGCCAGGAGTCAGTTCTTGATACCTACTATCTCAAACATCTATCTCACATAAGGCAGATTGagaatgtcttgctgcttgtctgctGAATCTCCGGGATCTCTGTTTTCTTAATTTACAGTCACGTCGGCGTCCATGCTACTATGCTAACATTACCGCCATCAAGCCGCAATGATTTGCCGCCAATGAATGCCTCCGAATCTGGCGAGTCATCTTGTTGTGGTGCGTCAAGTGCAAcgtatattcccatccaattagacTGAATTCAGTATTGATGACGcgaaaaataataacggtaactccactgaaatgatttgaaactaaagtaacgagccaattttgtaaaatgtaaggagtagaaagtactgATATTGGTGTtcaaaaatgtaaggagtaaaagtaaaaagtcagcacaaaaataaacagtaaagtaaaattaaaaatatctgaaaaatctacttgagtatttgtactttgttacttcccatctctgatCAAAACGAACAGAAGTCGAGCCAGTAgatcacacgtgtcaaactaaaggcccgcgggccaaatctggcccctcgcaTTTTATGATCCGGcctgcatatcaatttaggttcacaatacattttggcccacctagatTTTCCCACTTTTCTgtcgtttttgtcacttttgccaacatttttgtaattttttctgacatttttgtcactttttctgacgtttttgggcgcttcttttctgtgatggctgaggaactttttcctgacttctttaggactttatgtcgaccaaactgtaagcgagaagactatatgacacatgcaataatacagtcaaagatattttactttttcgattaaataaaagcctatcCATAaattaaacatgtctggcccttgatgtgattcttactttccagtgtggccctctgggaagttgagtttgacacccctgcagtAGATGATACAGGATACGAACAGCAAAACCAAACCGTGATGGGATTGTTTGATTGGAAACATTTGAAGCGAATCCGGGGGGCATGCTGCATCGTAGAGATTCTTTTCCCATTTACGTCAGCTAGAAACATACGGGCAAACAGGACAAtcttaataaaatacaacacattatTCAAGATTAAAGCAGTGGTGTTTATTTAGCAGaacagcggtgtgtgtgtgtgtggttgtgtctcCGCGTCATGTCAAAGGAACATTTCCTCCCTAAACTTCAACTTAAACTAACTATTTTGAGGGCCAAAGAAGAGAAATTATCCAATATTCTGCTAAAACAAGCCCCCTTAGATTGGTTACCATGCGACCAAACTAGCAAACAATTGAAATCAATGTGAACGCACATATGTAACGAAATGCAGGTCATTGCTTTccaacaaacatacacagtagatagaaaaaacacattatcaACATTATTTACAGACTCATAATTATTGTGACTTATATTATAAACGTGCACAttttgtaaatgtacttgtGCAAATGGCATAGTATATACTTAAGTGTATTCAAATATAGATTGTAGTTAAAAGTAGCAGTAGTGACAGTACTTCTCTgcttttgaatgcaggacttttacttgtaatgcaATACTTGAtaccagggctgtagtcaagaccacctttgtcgagtccaagaccaggactagtcgagaccaagacaagaccgagTTTTATGCATGACAGTATCAAGCCAATCATTTTGGGTTATTATTTGGTGATCTAAAAGCATGCGCGTGAAGATAATCTAGCGTGTGATTGGTTATCAGGTGGCCAGTgttttcactttccctccaatattattataaacataagacacctggactcggtcgagaccaaaagccaaAGACCAGTGGCAGAGACTGAGACAAGTCCAAGTCCAAATACTAGTGAGTCCGAGACAAGTCCGAGACCATAGAAAAACCGTCTTGAGTCCGGACTCAAGTCCAAGACCAGACTGCAGTACTACAGCCCTGCTTTAAACTAAGTCAATTatgtgaatacttcttccaccactgaaaaaaaagaaccaTCCCAAAGTTCTCCCTCTCTCCGTAtcaggaggcagagaaatcaaaGAGTTATGTAATGACCgtggctgcctctcagtgatcTCGGTCTGTGATCAAAGCCGCGGTACAACAATGAATCCTCCCGACACAGGCACATCCAGCGGTTCAGGGTGGGACAGAGCGAGCATCTGTGACTGGAGGCTGAGGGCTCTGTGGGGAAGCCTTTGATTACAGAGGAGAAGGATTTGCATTCAGCATcaaaaagtcattttttcaCGACAGTAACAACGTGGAGtgtagggagagagaaaggactGCTACGCTGTTCTGATGTGGGGAAAGTTGGGACTTTCTGtcagctcagtgtgtgtgtgtgtgtgtgtgtgtgtgtgtgtgtgtgtgtgtttttgtgcagacTGTTGTCATGAAGCATTTatacatatagctacgaaaagtaaagcaCCGCAATTCATATGTATTCCACAAATGTATTACTGTCTGCAGCacgttgactgctgctgtataagagcgtAAAGAGTTCATGTCCCGGTAAGAATGTGTTGCAACTGCATACAAGGACAACAACGAGGATGATATGGGGGTTTTGAAGGATGAAATGGAAATCAGTCCAGTTTGAGAAGCCTTTGCCGAGCATTCCAGTCGATTGAAAAGATTTTGGTTTTGGGAAataatcttaaaggtcccatggcatggaaatttcactttatgagggatttttttaacattaatatgagttcccccagcctgcctatggtcatTCTAGCAAATgacgataggtgtaaaccgagccctgggtatcctgctctgcctttgagaaaatgaaagctcagatggaccaatcaggaatcttctccttatgaagtcataaggagaaaggttacctcccctttctctgcttcgcCCCCcgagagaatttggcccacccatgagagagagagagacatcatggctttcaaacgagcaaagagacagttggtcaaggccacaacccCACCCTCTACCTtgcccacccccaccccccatctcctcctcaatagcatttaaagctacagacacagaaatggctcatcctaaggaaagctcattgcgggactggctctagtggctgtaattctgcaccaaggctgaatttcgggaaagagacttcagatacagtattaggggacctctaaggtctatataaaagagacttcagatacagtattaggggaccactaaggactatataaaagagacttcagatacagtattaggggaccactaaggtctatataaaagatacttcagatacagtattaggggaccactaaggtctatataaaagagacttcagatacagtattaggggaccactaaggtctatataaagagacttcagatacagtattaggggaccactaaggtctatataaaagagacttcaaatacagtattaggggaccactaaggtctatataaaagagacttcagatacagtattaggggaccactaaggtctatataaaagagacttcagatacagtattaagggaccactaaggtctatataaaagagacttcagatacagtattaggggaccactaaggtctatataaaagagacttcagatacagtattaagggaccactaaggtctatataaaagagacttcagatacagtattaggggacctctaaggtctatataaaagagacttcagatacagtattaagggaccactaaggcctatataagagacttcagatacagtattaggggaccactaaggcctatataaaagcatccgaAAAGCAGCTTGTCATAGCACCTTTAATTGAATATGAAGTGAGGACCGGGTGTTGTATATGACAGACTTTAGCTGCAGAAGGGGACCTAAGTAAGGAGGTGATTGGCTAAGAAGGGTCTTGTAAATTAAAGTGAACCAAACATGAAGAATTTCAACAGCTTTTCACTTTTCCAATTTTATCTGAAAGAATTATAAGAAGTATCAAAAAATGTACCTTCTCCTTATAAATTAGGCATTTTCATCTTTCTGTGTAGTTCTTCTTACAGACCTTAGCTCCACCCTGCACCAACCAACTTCTGTCAAGCCTCCTGCGGTGCTCTGCGGGGATCTGCGCACATGAGTCAGAGCCAAAAACTCTCTCTGAATATCAAGTTTCAAGtttctttatttgtcacatgcatAGTCATACACATACAAATGAATTCCTGACTCCACTCCAACTGTGCAATCACATAACTAATAGCATAACAAGTTAAGTTATAGAATAAAAGTTAAGTTTAAAACTTGACTTAATAAGAAGCCAGAGATAAAAGACATACCACCCAGCCATAACTCATGGCTGGTGCTGTAACGCATCAGTTCGCCAAGGTTTGGACCGTGAAGAAGCACGACTCACAAGCTGAACAGATGGATGCAAGGCTAAGTTTactttgtcaaaaagaaaaggcaggcaggcaaaggTTCAGAAACTGGCAGGAAACCATAACTGGCAAACAAGTCTGAAGAAGAATAAACACGCAGGGGGAAAGGTCAAAAAACGTAGGAAGGCTTAAAAGACAACATGGCCAGATGTTCTTTTATAGAAAATGAAGGATTGTTTAGGGACTAAGAAGCAGGTGCACTGGTGGGTGTCGGAAATGGCAGCATCTCAAAGGACAAACAGctagtggaaaaaaaaattcagtttCACGTTTTCTTccgcttaaagtgctcatattatgctcattttcaggtgcATAATTGTagttagaggttgtaccagaatgggtttatgtggtttaattttcagaaaacaccatatttttgttgaactgcacattgctgcagctcctcttttcaccctgtgtgttgagctctctgttttagctacagagtgagacatctcacttctgttccatctttgttgggagtcacacatgctcagtacctaggtaaggactactagccagtcagaagcagagtatgagggcgtgccctgacagtacctaggtaaggactactagccagtcagaagcagagtatgagggagtgccctgacagtacctaggtaaggactactagccagtcagaagcagagtatgagggcgtgccctgacagtacctaggtaaggactactagccagtcagaagcatagtatgagggtgtgccacgctagcagctaggtgagcattataacgtgtgttccaaagtgaccacgtttgtctctgaagtaaaggctggactacaatagagctgtttggagcagttggtgaacagtgttttctgttggagatggtaagtccctttgggggggactttgggctttttcactttgtaaacctataacgtgcacaaaaaagatatataacattataaaggaaaggggaaaaagccaaaaagcataatatgagcactttaagtgttTCTGTCTTGAGAAATTGGAAAATGTTCTTCACGCTACTCACACAGTGGGTTGTGAGTTTTGGAACACagtgtgttgctgctgtaaaTGGTTTCTGCTCCATTACCCCCATTTCTCAGACAGCAGAAGAAGATAAAGTGTCAACCCCCCCCCACTCCCTTTTATACAGTCAAACTGCAGCCTCATTCCAATGAGCAACGTCAGTGTTTAGAAAGTTTGTTTGGTTTGATACTTTCTTTACTtacttaaacctacattgtgtaatttttgtgggcatttttaggcctttattgacaggacagctgaagaaatgaaaggggggagagaga harbors:
- the LOC114560119 gene encoding uncharacterized protein LOC114560119, with the translated sequence MDIVVDIVNPIRGIYNLIDRTKNNNQQCPQVLERLKALKKLAIYMSQKEPDQLSEDVNEAVEKLNKVLTSAAELIRKFEGEFKMTQVVNAGSYKSEFDSLNKSLTDSFVTLSGALHVQQEKKLDEQEKKLDEQQKKLDEQEKKLDEQEKKLDEQEKKLDKLDEQEGRLAEQENMSHGQKKKLAELERKLAEQDDLLQRVDSKLTLESRAYYCIKRGFTSHYGIGVCMDILTGLVVDFEVLPSYCNACALKECAIGEVHQLRYTEMLSDGDSAAFKEVVALNPCPGHEVVKLECINHAYKRMGTALRKLSAERKLGGKGQGKLTAKKCKAL